The following proteins come from a genomic window of Natronosalvus vescus:
- a CDS encoding undecaprenyl diphosphate synthase family protein yields MGLYERYLAARIRRHGGEPPAHVALVITERDLLERGAYETLAAFFEWAVEYADRITVYVSVLDRAAVPTLKRELEELETPREVAVRGPDDSHPADAPIQIGIGLGGKDEFTRAVQTLATQVEAGELEPDAIDDEAVEAHLIFPDEPDLVIKTGAERLSDFMIWQSVYSELYFTDVNWRDFRKRDFLRAVREFCNRSRRFGT; encoded by the coding sequence GTGGGTCTGTACGAACGCTACCTCGCCGCCCGAATACGCCGCCACGGTGGTGAGCCCCCGGCACACGTCGCCCTCGTTATCACCGAACGCGACCTGCTCGAGCGCGGTGCCTACGAGACGCTCGCGGCGTTCTTCGAGTGGGCCGTCGAGTACGCCGACCGGATCACCGTTTACGTCAGCGTGCTCGACCGGGCGGCCGTCCCGACGCTCAAACGGGAACTCGAAGAACTCGAGACACCACGCGAGGTAGCCGTTCGGGGGCCGGACGACAGCCACCCCGCCGACGCCCCAATCCAGATCGGAATCGGCCTCGGCGGCAAAGACGAGTTTACCCGAGCGGTACAAACCCTAGCAACGCAGGTCGAGGCTGGCGAACTCGAGCCCGATGCCATCGACGACGAGGCCGTCGAAGCACACCTGATCTTTCCCGACGAACCCGACCTGGTGATCAAGACCGGTGCCGAGCGACTCTCCGATTTCATGATCTGGCAGTCCGTGTACTCCGAGCTGTACTTCACCGACGTCAACTGGCGGGACTTTCGCAAACGGGACTTCCTCCGGGCCGTCCGCGAGTTCTGTAACCGCTCGAGGCGATTCGGGACGTGA
- a CDS encoding 4a-hydroxytetrahydrobiopterin dehydratase has product MTDVLSDDEIAERLPEAWERDDDEIVRVYEFDDYLHGVNFAQMVGEIAEAQFHHPEIRIRYKEVEIRLTTHDAGGITDNDLEMADVIESEHAA; this is encoded by the coding sequence ATGACGGACGTGCTTTCCGACGACGAGATTGCCGAGCGCCTCCCGGAGGCGTGGGAACGCGACGACGACGAAATCGTTCGCGTCTACGAGTTCGACGACTATCTCCACGGCGTCAACTTCGCCCAGATGGTCGGCGAAATCGCCGAGGCCCAGTTCCACCACCCCGAGATCCGCATTCGGTACAAGGAAGTCGAGATCCGGCTGACGACCCACGACGCTGGCGGCATCACCGACAACGACCTCGAGATGGCCGACGTTATCGAGTCCGAACACGCGGCGTAG
- a CDS encoding histone acetyltransferase, whose product MSRCLRLEDVRPTQLYLSKEKLVAVLEWFDVDDPNYDSLPVFEHEGAWYFSDGHTRAFVAALAGADTIRIHRDERVREECDLEVYRTCIDWCADEGIETIHDLSGRVVEPETYEVCWIERCQRLGD is encoded by the coding sequence ATGAGCCGGTGCTTGCGACTCGAGGATGTCCGCCCAACCCAGCTCTATCTCTCGAAAGAAAAACTCGTAGCGGTACTCGAGTGGTTCGACGTCGACGATCCGAACTATGATTCGCTGCCGGTGTTCGAACACGAGGGAGCGTGGTACTTCTCTGATGGACACACGCGAGCCTTCGTGGCCGCTCTCGCTGGTGCCGACACGATTCGGATCCATCGTGACGAGCGAGTCCGCGAGGAATGCGATTTGGAGGTGTACCGAACCTGTATCGACTGGTGTGCGGACGAAGGGATCGAAACGATTCACGATTTGAGCGGTCGCGTCGTCGAACCGGAGACCTACGAGGTGTGTTGGATCGAGCGATGCCAGCGTCTCGGTGACTGA
- the hemA gene encoding glutamyl-tRNA reductase, with amino-acid sequence MIRGGVVSGMRVTHETGSVDDIAAASPESQRIAVSTLLSAPDIEEAYVLSTCNRTEAYVVTADPADGRSALEAFFDGVDDDVLVRSDHEESLKHLLRVATGLDSVILGEDQIIGQVRTAYEDARTAGGIGSLLERAITKAIHVGERARTETTINEGVVSLGSAAARLAARTVDLEDEPALVVGAGEMGHLAARSLADAGAGAVVVANRTIPHAEHIVEELAVDGKAVSLESLASATREAAVVVAATGSPDPLLTPDHLGDRRQVVVDLGQPRDVCPSTADLEDVTVYDLDDLEEITAETREQRLDASREVEAIVQAEFDLLCEGFKRAQADEVIAAMYESAERMKQRELETAFARLEGGEEAFTDEKRQIVEAMADALVGQLLAPPTKSLREAAADDDWATINTALQLFDPAGPEMAFTGVTHDGSRSVSSAESDVSTGITDDD; translated from the coding sequence GTGATTCGGGGTGGTGTCGTCTCCGGGATGCGTGTGACCCACGAAACGGGGAGTGTCGACGATATCGCGGCGGCGAGCCCCGAGAGCCAGCGCATCGCCGTCAGTACGTTGCTGTCGGCACCCGATATCGAAGAGGCATACGTGCTCTCGACGTGTAACCGAACCGAGGCGTACGTCGTGACCGCCGACCCGGCCGACGGCCGGAGTGCGCTCGAGGCCTTTTTCGATGGCGTCGACGACGACGTGCTCGTTCGAAGCGACCACGAGGAGAGTCTCAAGCACCTCCTTCGGGTCGCAACCGGCCTCGACTCGGTGATCCTGGGCGAGGATCAGATCATCGGCCAGGTTCGAACCGCTTACGAGGACGCCCGCACCGCCGGCGGCATCGGCTCGCTACTCGAGCGAGCGATAACAAAGGCGATCCACGTCGGCGAACGCGCCAGAACCGAGACGACGATCAACGAGGGCGTCGTCTCGCTGGGGTCGGCCGCCGCTCGGCTGGCCGCCCGCACCGTCGACCTCGAGGACGAACCAGCACTCGTAGTGGGTGCCGGCGAGATGGGGCACCTCGCCGCCCGTAGCCTGGCCGACGCCGGTGCCGGTGCGGTCGTCGTCGCGAACCGAACGATTCCCCACGCCGAACACATCGTCGAGGAACTCGCAGTCGACGGCAAAGCGGTCTCGCTCGAGTCGCTGGCGTCAGCCACGCGTGAGGCGGCCGTCGTCGTCGCTGCCACCGGCAGCCCCGACCCGCTACTCACGCCCGACCACCTCGGCGACCGTCGCCAGGTCGTCGTCGACCTCGGCCAGCCACGGGACGTCTGTCCCAGCACGGCCGACCTCGAAGACGTCACCGTCTACGACCTCGACGACCTCGAGGAGATCACCGCCGAGACCCGCGAACAGCGCCTCGATGCCTCCCGGGAGGTCGAGGCCATCGTCCAGGCGGAGTTCGACCTGCTCTGTGAGGGGTTCAAACGCGCACAGGCCGACGAGGTCATCGCCGCGATGTACGAATCGGCCGAACGGATGAAACAGCGCGAACTCGAGACGGCGTTCGCCCGCCTCGAAGGGGGCGAGGAGGCGTTTACCGACGAAAAGCGCCAAATCGTCGAAGCGATGGCCGACGCACTCGTCGGGCAGTTGCTGGCTCCGCCGACGAAGAGCCTCCGGGAGGCCGCCGCCGACGACGACTGGGCGACGATCAACACGGCGCTCCAGCTGTTCGATCCAGCCGGGCCGGAGATGGCGTTCACTGGGGTAACACACGACGGCAGTAGATCAGTCTCGAGCGCCGAATCCGACGTTTCCACGGGCATCACGGACGACGACTGA
- a CDS encoding precorrin-2 dehydrogenase/sirohydrochlorin ferrochelatase family protein, with amino-acid sequence MIPLFHDFTGATVLVFGGGSVGARKARRFAREATVIVVSPDFIDDEFGASELVRAAPDPKEVPAWLERHRPALVVAATDDEAVNDAVVSAAQERGVLVNRADRAGGRDPGSVVVPATVEEPPVTVAIGTGGTAPALSKHLREELEETLEGAGEMATVVAALRRELKDRGVEPERRREIVTDIVKSSAVWTALRTGTSNCQQVIEDVLENEQVFGGESA; translated from the coding sequence ATGATCCCACTCTTCCACGATTTCACCGGCGCGACGGTACTCGTCTTCGGCGGCGGTTCCGTCGGGGCTCGTAAAGCCCGGCGGTTCGCCCGCGAAGCGACGGTAATCGTCGTCAGCCCGGACTTTATTGACGACGAGTTTGGCGCGAGCGAGTTGGTTCGTGCGGCGCCAGATCCAAAAGAGGTGCCGGCGTGGCTCGAGCGCCACCGACCCGCCCTGGTCGTCGCAGCGACCGACGACGAGGCGGTCAACGACGCGGTCGTCTCGGCTGCCCAGGAGCGAGGTGTCCTCGTTAACCGAGCAGACCGAGCCGGTGGCCGCGATCCGGGGAGCGTCGTCGTTCCGGCGACCGTCGAGGAACCACCAGTGACCGTCGCCATCGGCACCGGCGGGACGGCCCCAGCGCTCAGCAAGCACCTTCGCGAGGAGCTCGAGGAGACGCTCGAGGGCGCGGGGGAGATGGCGACGGTCGTCGCCGCGTTACGGCGGGAGCTCAAAGACCGCGGCGTCGAACCCGAGCGACGACGCGAAATCGTCACCGACATCGTCAAGTCGTCCGCCGTTTGGACAGCTTTACGTACGGGTACCTCCAATTGCCAGCAAGTGATCGAGGACGTGCTGGAAAACGAACAGGTCTTCGGTGGTGAGTCAGCGTGA
- the uppS gene encoding polyprenyl diphosphate synthase: MRSWLRRRINWGYEQLLSREVSGAPTHVAVIQDGNRRYARQRGDDAPDGHRAGADTTERVLEWCQEIGVEELTLYAFSTENFDRPEHEREALFDLLCEKLSEFADADRVHDNGVCIRAIGDLERLPPRVRETIDYAESRTAEYDTFVLNIALAYGGRAQLLEAARSVARDVADGNLDATEIDGETVHERLYAQPVRDVDLIIRTGGDERTSNFLPWHANGNEAAVFFCAPYWPEFSKADFLRGIRTYESREASWRRTRARRALALIRAVGSQELSEATSVLARFRDSLPTAEQPEAATLEGTESTGTEGDPGQVATDGGDATDVAGSDRTQ; encoded by the coding sequence ATGAGGAGTTGGCTGCGCCGACGTATCAACTGGGGCTACGAGCAGTTGCTGTCCCGGGAAGTGTCCGGCGCACCGACCCACGTCGCCGTAATCCAGGACGGCAACCGTCGCTACGCTCGCCAGCGCGGCGACGACGCCCCGGACGGCCATCGCGCGGGGGCCGATACCACCGAACGCGTCCTCGAGTGGTGCCAGGAGATCGGCGTCGAGGAACTCACGCTGTACGCCTTCTCGACGGAGAACTTCGACCGCCCGGAACACGAACGCGAGGCGCTGTTCGACTTACTCTGTGAGAAACTCTCCGAGTTCGCCGACGCCGATCGCGTCCACGACAACGGCGTCTGCATCCGCGCCATCGGCGACCTCGAGCGACTCCCACCGCGCGTACGTGAAACGATCGACTACGCGGAATCACGGACTGCGGAATACGACACCTTCGTCCTCAATATCGCGCTCGCCTACGGGGGCCGGGCTCAGCTACTCGAGGCCGCCCGAAGCGTCGCTCGAGACGTTGCCGATGGAAACCTCGACGCGACGGAGATCGACGGCGAAACGGTGCACGAGCGATTGTACGCCCAGCCGGTTCGCGACGTCGACCTGATCATCCGCACCGGCGGCGACGAACGCACCTCGAACTTCCTGCCCTGGCACGCCAACGGCAACGAGGCCGCGGTCTTTTTCTGTGCACCGTACTGGCCGGAGTTCTCCAAGGCCGACTTCCTGCGAGGCATCCGCACCTACGAATCCCGCGAAGCCTCGTGGCGACGAACGCGCGCCCGTCGCGCACTCGCCCTGATTCGAGCCGTCGGGAGTCAGGAACTGTCCGAGGCGACATCCGTCTTGGCTCGTTTCCGGGATTCGCTGCCGACTGCCGAACAGCCGGAGGCGGCGACGCTCGAGGGGACGGAATCGACCGGTACCGAGGGAGACCCGGGACAGGTCGCCACCGACGGCGGGGACGCGACTGACGTGGCTGGCAGTGACAGAACGCAGTAA
- a CDS encoding Lrp/AsnC family transcriptional regulator has translation MHTDVELTTRERAVVNAFQGGFPVVESPFDPAAAAMREAGVEIAADELLETVRDLDERGVLSRFGPLVNAQEIGGAATLVAMHAPEDRFDEIVETVNGHREVAHNYEREHPHLNVWFVVSVADEARVDTVLEAIEDETGQETYNLPKLQEFRVEAKFYVDGPLADGGLDLTDLGPAVEPTDATTLTPAERDLVLAIQDGLPITETPYADVAAAIDRELEWTLETITRFEREGKIRRIGVIPNHYALGYTENGMTVWNVPDDLVSTVGPEVAALPFVTHCYERPRHEGVWPYNVFAMTHGRSEAESDRRVEQVRETMAAYWDVTEDDWDTLFSTQILKKTGIRLAERAEANTQAQ, from the coding sequence ATGCACACCGACGTCGAGCTGACGACGCGCGAGCGGGCGGTCGTCAACGCCTTCCAGGGTGGCTTTCCCGTCGTCGAGTCACCGTTCGATCCCGCAGCCGCAGCGATGCGCGAAGCCGGGGTCGAGATCGCTGCCGACGAACTCCTCGAGACCGTTCGCGACCTCGACGAGCGGGGCGTCCTCTCTCGCTTCGGCCCCCTCGTCAACGCCCAGGAGATCGGCGGCGCGGCGACCCTGGTCGCGATGCACGCCCCCGAGGATCGCTTCGACGAGATCGTCGAGACCGTGAACGGTCACCGCGAAGTCGCCCACAACTACGAGCGCGAACATCCCCACCTCAACGTCTGGTTCGTCGTGAGCGTCGCCGACGAAGCCCGCGTCGATACGGTGCTCGAAGCCATCGAGGACGAGACCGGCCAGGAGACGTACAACCTGCCCAAATTACAGGAATTCCGCGTCGAGGCCAAGTTCTACGTCGACGGCCCACTTGCGGACGGCGGCCTCGATCTGACCGACCTCGGGCCCGCCGTCGAGCCGACCGACGCGACCACCCTGACGCCGGCCGAACGCGACCTAGTCCTCGCAATCCAGGACGGGTTGCCGATCACCGAGACGCCCTACGCCGACGTCGCCGCGGCGATCGACCGGGAACTCGAGTGGACGCTCGAGACGATCACGCGGTTCGAACGGGAGGGGAAGATCCGGCGTATCGGCGTGATCCCGAACCACTACGCGCTGGGGTACACGGAAAACGGGATGACGGTCTGGAACGTGCCCGACGACCTCGTCTCGACTGTAGGCCCCGAGGTCGCCGCGCTCCCGTTCGTCACCCACTGCTACGAGCGCCCGCGCCACGAGGGCGTCTGGCCGTACAACGTCTTCGCGATGACGCACGGCCGCAGCGAGGCCGAGAGCGACCGTCGCGTCGAGCAGGTTCGCGAAACGATGGCGGCGTACTGGGACGTCACCGAGGACGACTGGGACACCCTGTTCTCGACCCAGATCCTGAAGAAGACGGGAATCCGCCTCGCAGAACGAGCCGAGGCGAACACGCAGGCGCAGTGA
- the lwrS gene encoding LWR-salt protein, giving the protein MRGESERIAMRARYAFRVTIRLEPVAADCSLEDPTVERRCFLEAAEPGTDGWRRFRELLWRGELTDAAYGRALFTEKLGLPVEDVEFRAFYTDEEYLEALEDEIEANLESFKAESVTEVLSKYFASSLEVGVDHGLEM; this is encoded by the coding sequence ATGCGAGGCGAGAGCGAACGGATAGCCATGCGCGCACGGTACGCCTTCCGAGTCACGATTCGCCTCGAGCCCGTCGCCGCGGACTGTAGCCTCGAGGATCCAACCGTGGAGCGTCGGTGCTTTCTCGAGGCCGCCGAGCCAGGTACCGACGGCTGGCGGCGGTTTCGCGAATTACTCTGGCGTGGCGAGCTCACCGACGCCGCCTACGGCCGAGCACTGTTCACCGAGAAGCTCGGTCTACCGGTCGAGGACGTCGAATTTCGAGCGTTTTACACCGACGAGGAGTACCTCGAGGCGCTCGAGGACGAAATCGAGGCCAACCTCGAGTCGTTCAAAGCCGAGAGTGTGACCGAGGTGCTCTCGAAGTACTTCGCCTCCTCGCTCGAGGTGGGGGTCGATCACGGGCTCGAGATGTGA
- a CDS encoding DUF5778 family protein, whose amino-acid sequence MADVIDPDLYARTKALLEPGEIQLNGAIVHTEYGSDQDVQMMQATIDVGDVIAEHAGHDPKDCFVYSGNDDSDFSSNQHQGLTLDGEEFVWECQQLLRQGTFDIVIYYEASADHEAILEGIRELGHEVTGVEGD is encoded by the coding sequence ATGGCAGACGTAATCGATCCAGACCTCTACGCCCGGACGAAGGCCCTGCTCGAGCCCGGCGAGATCCAGCTCAACGGAGCGATCGTCCACACCGAGTATGGCTCTGATCAGGACGTCCAGATGATGCAAGCGACGATCGACGTGGGCGACGTCATCGCCGAACACGCCGGTCACGATCCGAAAGACTGCTTCGTCTACTCGGGGAACGACGATTCAGACTTCTCCTCGAACCAGCACCAGGGCCTGACGCTGGACGGCGAGGAGTTCGTCTGGGAGTGTCAGCAGCTGCTTCGCCAGGGAACCTTCGACATCGTCATCTACTACGAGGCGAGCGCCGACCACGAGGCGATCCTCGAGGGGATTCGGGAGCTTGGACACGAGGTTACCGGCGTCGAAGGCGACTGA